In the genome of Aspergillus luchuensis IFO 4308 DNA, chromosome 2, nearly complete sequence, one region contains:
- a CDS encoding NEDD8-activating protein UBA3 (COG:O;~EggNog:ENOG410PIEM;~InterPro:IPR035985,IPR000594,IPR014929,IPR030468, IPR023318;~PFAM:PF00899,PF08825;~go_function: GO:0008641 - ubiquitin-like modifier activating enzyme activity [Evidence IEA];~go_function: GO:0019781 - NEDD8 activating enzyme activity [Evidence IEA];~go_process: GO:0045116 - protein neddylation [Evidence IEA]) — MVATTSPQRWKHLYSVLTKSGPFSDEDWVPGPETISALESSKILVIGAGGLGCEILKNLALSGFKDIHVIDMDTIDISNLNRQFLFRQSDIGKPKAEVAAAFVERRVKGVKITPYVGKIQDKDEDYYMQFKIIVCGLDSIEARRWINSTLIGMVDFEDPESLKPLIDGGTEGFKGQARVILPTLSSCIECQLDMHAPRPAVPLCTIATIPRQPQHCIEWAHQIAWQEQRKDDVFDSDDMEHIGWVYNAALERAKQFNIAGVTFQMTQGVVKNIIPAIASTNAVIAAATTSEALKIATSCNPYLENYMMYAGEEGVYTYTFEAEKKPDCPVCGNLARKLTVNPNMTLEEFIETLGERPEAQLKKPSMRTEEKTLYQRFPPQLEEQTRANLKLKLKDLIEDGQEIAVSDPAYIIDFRFRLAFQ, encoded by the exons ATGGTAGCTACAACTTCGCCTCAGCGATG GAAGCATCTATACAGCGTCCTGACTAAGTCCGGACCCTTCAGCGATGAAGATTGGGTCCCTGGACCAGAGACGATAAGTGCTTTAGAGTCATCCAAAATTCT GGTCAT CGGCGCTGGAGGACTAGGATGTGAGATCCTCAAAAACCTGGCTCTGTCAGGCTTCAAAGACATCCACGTCATTGATATGG ATACGATCGATATTTCCAACCTGAACAGACAATTTCTATTTCGCCAGTCAGACATAGGCAAGCCCAAAGCTgaggttgctgctgcctttgTAGAAAGACGAGTCAAGGGGGTAAAGATCACACCGTATGTAGGGAAGATCCAAGACAAAGACGAAGATTACTACATGCAATTCAAGATCATCGTCTGTGGTCTGGATAGCATCGAAGCCAGACGTTGGATTAACTCGACTCTGATCGGAATGGTCGATTTCGAGGACCCAGAAAGTCTGAAGCCGCTCATCGATGGTGGAACAGAAG GATTCAAGGGACAGGCGCGTGTGATTTTACCCACACTTTCCTCTTGTATTGAGTGTCAGCTTGATATGCACGCGCCGCGACCGGCCGTTCCTCTTTGTACCATCGCAACCATTCCGCGCCAGCCTCAACACTGCATCGAATGGGCTCATCAGATTGCCTGGCAGGAACAGCGCAAAGATGACGTCTTCGATAGTGACGACATGGAGCACATTGGCTGGGTCTACAATGCTGCTCTGGAGCGGGCGAAGCAGTTCAATATCGCCGGCGTCACTTTCCAGATGACTCAGGGAGTTGTCAAGAACATCATTCCGGCTATTGCTTCAACCAATGCTGTGATCGCAGCGGCGACCACCTCCGAGGCATTGAAGATTGCCACATCATGCAACCCGTATCTTGAGAACTATATGATGTatgcaggagaagagggcGTGTACACGTACACGTttgaggcggagaagaagccggaCTGCCCGGTGTGCGGAAACCTGGCACGCAAATTGACCGTGAACCCAAATATGACGCTGGAAGAATTCATCGAGACCCTTGGAGAACGGCCTGAGGCTCAACTGAAGAAGCCCAGTATgaggacggaggagaagacacTCTACCAACGGTTCCCGCCGCAGTTGGAGGAACAGACTCGCGCTAATCTGAAGCTCAAGCTGAAGGACTTGATTGAGGACGGCCAGGAAATCGCAGTCAGTGACCCGGCGTATATCATCGATTTCCGTTTCCGACTGGCGTTTCAATAG
- the TEL2 gene encoding telomere length regulation TEL2 family protein (BUSCO:EOG09263YUI;~COG:S;~EggNog:ENOG410PJ5W;~InterPro:IPR038528,IPR019337;~PFAM:PF10193) encodes MDGLLTAVKTVKHSQQPILSAAAEGTYSGTTSNGSENRSKADLPGDPTSSEHILAILKAKPDEHELAQVLVILDPSNKTATPNGFDIRVPRPVTAQILNALVIITIPDHWEALGSQTQSSKSGNSKLRAALLRCLSSVAGISCLVTQLRSLIAASRSSAEQAKSSGHKIQIRDTLAVISALLEPSDFAFRLYADMDNLYSNATQKQVAWRELLSVLAASKVLSTAAEALNLISELDGISTISWIGEGSKYATWLGSNICYMASKTALSDEEAWKSVALLTGRSLSLGYTDQVVKEIYTGLLVRRPLSEQYSSLFDRLRPTEQLALLEAVFRDLEKKQFSGEIPGDSASNTSGQVVSSVAALCSMAVSKRSHLQSQIIDWLSKGQGGSIHSLGLRRALVATLAQEEDSINTLLSKSLDQSGDKFYIQHAPIRCQEANAQVVLLAAGYLQRLDAAAMMFIGRTGLFLNTVSNRLAASSPRARFLGMLIGTTISQLIEQQGKGMRFDLEEMESDEAHWYLDLAKLHDSIGSIESIESLRGPPATTEKDTKNRTSSTNMPKKDTRKAKIVAIEEVNDSDQEDEEDEDLIPYEKPDEDPSDSDDDPTLVQRNKPTAPVYIRDLITYLRDTENVERYELAVSTAPSLIRRKTGFGTELAENIEELALVVVGLQEHGKIPRFQEIQLQSMIALIVSQPLKMGHWFSAIFFDGDLSQPQRSTILTALGLSARELGGNGEADAKALGLPRVSDASFPSKKLPGNLEALYQPETESPIASLTKQLSRASLEPLAADASDSLSGPNALKVRTFSSRMEVEKKRQQREAQRQKSTAKDLYRVLADGFFYPLKGRFEMMIMQFSSSTAPSYNPFYAPHLLSLFTQTLTLIFSTMGPHTPHLAAVTHETLTFLLSLHARPISDDPGILSSLLSLFLAAVDLNVASGTSGEERLVTEFATQVMELREWVGEIFDRTPPVQDTSDPREQVRTLAAGVMVKLGEVIERYQGRLMGVNSGFRY; translated from the exons ATGGATGGTCTACTTACGGCCGTTAAGACGGTCAAGCACAGCCAGCAGCCCATTTTGTCGGCCGCTGCCGAGGGAACATATTCAGGCACCACATCTAACGGCTCTGAGAACCGGTCCAAAGCCGATCTTCCCGGGGACCCAACATCCTCAGAACATATCTTGGCCATCTTGAAGGCAAAACCCGATGAGCACGAACTTGCTCAGGTTCTAGTCATATTAGATCCATCAAATAAAACAGCAACTCCGAATGGATTTGATATCCGGGTCCCGCGCCCAGTAACAGCGCAAATTCTCAATGCTCTGGTTATCATTACAATCCCGGATCATTGGGAGGCTCTTGGGTCACAAACCCAGAGTTCAAAGTCTGGTAATTCGAAGCTACGAGCTGCTCTTCTGAGATGTCTCAGTAGCGTTGCGGGTATCAGTTGCTTGGTGACCCAGCTCCGTTCTCTCATAGCTGCGTCCCGTTCATCGGCTGAGCAGGCGAAATCATCCGGTCACAAAATACAGATTAGGGATACACTTGCGGTCATCTCCGCCCTGCTGGAGCCGAGCGACTTTGCGTTTCGCCTATACGCTGACATGGATAATCTGTACAGCAATGCGACACAGAAGCAAGTGGCTTGGAGGGAGTTGCTCTCGGTGCTTGCTGCCAGTAAAGTATTGTCTACAGCTGCAGAAGCGCTTAATCTGATCTCTGAGCTTGACGGAATTTCTACAATCTCTTGGATCGGGGAAGGCTCGAAATACGCTACCTGGCTAGGTTCAAATATCTGCTATATGGCATCGAAGACTGCTCTCAGTGATGAAGAGGCTTGGAAATCCGTGGCTCTTTTGACTGGGAGGTCGCTAAGCTTGGGCTATACAG ATCAGGTTGTCAAAGAGATCTATACCGGACTTCTTGTTCGGCGACCACTTTCCGAACAGTACAGCTCGCTTTTTGACCGTCTCCGGCCAACGGAGCAACTAGCATTGCTTGAGGCTGTCTTTCGGGATCTTGAGAAAAAGCAGTTTTCAGGTGAAATACCTGGTGACAGTGCCAGCAACACCTCGGGACAAGTGGTCAGTAGCGTAGCAGCTCTCTGCTCAATGGCCGTGTCAAAACGGTCACATCTGCAAAGTCAGATAATAGATTGGCTGTCAAAAGGCCAAGGCGGTTCGATCCATTCGCTTGGGTTGCGCCGTGCTCTAGTGGCTACATTAGCACAGGAAGAAG ACTCTATAAATACTCTTCTTAGTAAGAGTCTAGATCAATCAGGCGACAAGTTCTACATTCAGCACGCTCCCATTAGGTGTCAAGAAG CCAATGCCCAAGTTGTTCTTCTCGCTGCAGGCTACCTCCAGCGGCTTGATGCTGCAGCAATGATGTTTATTGGACGCACCGGACTCTTCCTCAATACAGTCTCGAACCGCCTAGCAGCGTCTTCGCCCAGAGCGCGCTTTCTCGGCATGCTGATTGGAACTACTATCTCTCAGCTCATCGAGCAGCAAGGTAAAGGGATGAGGTTTGATCTTGAAGAGATGGAAAGTGATGAGGCACATTGGTACTTGGACCTTGCCAAACTACATGATTCCATTGGGTCTATTGAATCCATTGAATCGCTGAGAGGGCCTCCGGCCACAACTGAAAAGGATACCAAAAACCGAACCTCTAGTACCAATATGCCAAAGAAAGACaccagaaaagcaaagatcGTTGCCATAGAAGAGGTCAATGACTCGGatcaagaggatgaagaagatgaagatctcatCCCATATGAGAAGCCCGATGAAGATCCCTCAGATTCTGATGATGACCCAACCTTGGTTCAACGCAACAAACCTACCGCACCAGT GTATATCCGCGACCTCATAACCTACCTACGTGACACAGAGAACGTAGAGCGCTACGAACTGGCTGTTTCTACCGCTCCTTCCCTGATCCGACGCAAGACGGGATTTGGAACAGAGCTTGCTGAGAATATAGAAGAACTGGCACTCGTTGTCGTGGGCTTACAGGAGCATGGGAAGATCCCCAGATTCCAGGAAATCCAACTTCAAAGTATGATCGCACTGATCGTATCTCAACCTCTCAAGATGGGCCACTGGTTCTCGGCCATTTTCTTCGATGGGGACCTATCTCAACCACAGCGCTCTACGATCCTCACAGCTCTAGGTTTGAGTGCTCGCGAACTCGGCGGAAATGGCGAAGCAGATGCTAAAGCACTGGGTCTCCCACGGGTATCCGACGCTTCGTTCCCGTCCAAAAAGCTCCCTGGTAACCTCGAGGCTCTGTATCAGCCTGAGACCGAATCGCCAATCGCAAGCCTAACCAAGCAATTATCACGCGCCTCACTCGAACCACTAGCTGCCGATGCCTCAGATTCCCTGTCTGGGCCCAATGCACTCAAAGTCCGCACATTCTCCTCCCGAATGGAAGTCGAAAAGAAACGTCAGCAACGCGAAGCACAACGGCAGAAGTCCACCGCAAAAGATCTATACAGAGTCCTTGCAGATGGGTTCTTCTACCCTCTGAAGGGTCGTTTCGAAATGATGATCATGCAATTTTCATC TTCCACCGCTCCCTCTTACAACCCCTTCTACgcccctcatctcctcagTCTCTTCACCCAAACACTCACACTCATCTTCTCAACAATGGGCCCTCACACGCCCCATCTCGCAGCCGTCACACACGAAACATTGACATTTCTGCTCTCGCTCCACGCTCGCCCTATATCAGACGATCCCGGCATCTTGTCCTCGCTTCtatctctcttcctcgcagCTGTAGACTTGAACGTCGCCTCCGGGACCTCCGGGGAAGAGCGCCTGGTCACTGAATTCGCCACGCAAGTCATGGAGCTGCGAGAATGGGTAGGAGAGATATTTGATCGGACGCCACCGGTCCAAGATACGAGCGATCCGCGAGAACAGGTGCGGACATTAGCTGCAGGTGTCATGGTGAAACTGGGAGAGGTGATAGAGCGATACCAGGGACGGCTGATGGGTGTAAATTCCGGATTCAGGTACTAG
- a CDS encoding uncharacterized protein (COG:S;~EggNog:ENOG410PK7F;~InterPro:IPR011009): MPGALPLLHGQISLSAALDDDDNVLQELSYPQRRIDFYVYLYQHRTVIESIVSYHMNLNIKQTCRVEEVKEWISGSFNVCIPVVIDGQDGRTSKRVLMRFPLPYKVGESQQPGNSDEKLRCEAATYIWTRQNCPSIPIPQLWGFAFAQGPCFTAIQHTSIFSRLKWYLHRVLSPLFGYPIRPPYSSGNCPYSLKTGYLLLDHVGSSDAVMLSETWDRLRHDRKRRANLFRGLSQIILSLAQFPFDRIGSLTIDNHGIVKLTNRPLTLRLHHLENESVPTDMDRDLVYSTSDSYYMDLLSYHDSRLRHVPNSIRDKADGEAQLSSLTIMRALLPHFSCRKHRRGPFIMTLTDLHQSNLFVDSDWNIKSLIDLEWTCSRPVEMLHPPYWLTSRGVDQLYEGEHLDAFSEIHAEFMEVFDKEEQNRSQAGKKSLGLASIMRRGWATGSFWYFHALETPKGLYNIFLDHIQPRYSKLDDAGMVEFERTVSPYWTPDIQTFLDGKLKEKEIYEGHLRDAFSVAQEEPSNPESPPAS; the protein is encoded by the exons ATGCCGGGTGCGCTGCCGCTACTCCACGGACAAATCAGTCTCTCTGCGGCTctagacgacgacgacaatgTCCTCCAAGAGCTATCATATCCACAACGGCGCATTGATTTCTATGTATACTTGTATCAACATCGCACCGTAATCGAATCTATTGTGTCGTATCATAtgaatctaaatataaaacagaCATGCCGTGTCGAAGAAGTCAAAGAGTGGATCTCCGGAAGCTTCAACGTGTGCATCCCAGTTGTCATTGATGGGCAGGATGGTAGAACATCCAAAAGGGTCCTTATGAGGTTTCCTCTGCCCTATAAAGTGGGAGAGAGTCAACAACCAGGGAATTCGGACGAGAAGCTTCGCTGCGAGGCTGCAACTTATATATGGACTCGACAGAACTGTCCTTCTATACCCATACCGCAATTGTGGGGCTTCGCATTTGCACAAGGCCCATGT TTCACCGCGATTCAGCacacctccatcttcagcCGCCTAAAATGGTACCTTCACCGTGTGCTATCGCCTCTTTTCGGGTATCCAATTCGACCACCTTACTCAAGTGGAAACTGCCCTTACAGCCTGAAAACGGGTTATTTACTTTTGGACCACGTCGGAAGCTCTGATGCTGTGATGCTTTCTGAGACTTGGGATAGATTACGCCACGACCGCAAACGCAGAGCCAACCTTTTCCGCGGGTTGAGTCAGATTATACTATCATTAGCCCAGTTTCCTTTCGACCGAATAGGATCTCTGACAATCGATAACCATGGGATTGTAAAGCTCACCAATCGCCCTTTAAcacttcgtcttcatcatctagAAAACGAGTCCGTCCCCACAGACATGGACAGAGACCTCGTGTATTCGACAAGCGATAGTTACTATATGGACCTGCTGTCCTATCATGACAGTCGGTTACGCCATGTCCCAAATTCGATACGAGACAAGGCCGACGGTGAAGCGCAGCTGTCAAGTCTGACCATAATGCGAGCTCTGCTGCCACATTTCTCCTGTCGCAAACATCGACGTGGGCCGTTTATCATGACCTTGACGGATCTACACCAAAGTAACCTCTTTGTCGACAGCGACTGGAACATCAAGTCACTCATTGACCTAGAGTGGACATGCTCACGACCGGTTGAGATGCTCCATCCGCCCTATTGGCTCACAAGTCGCGGAGTGGATCAGTTATACGAAGGAGAACATCTTGATGCTTTCAGTGAGATTCATGCCGAATTCATGGAAGTCTTCGACAAGGAAGAACAGAATCGCTCTCAAGCGGGAAAGAAAAGTTTGGGTCTCGCGAGTATCATGAGGCGAGGCTGGGCAACTGGAAGTTTCTGGTACTTTCACGCACTCGAAACCCCCAAAGGTTTATACAATATCTTCCTAGATCACATACAACCAAGATACTCGAAACTAGATGAtgctgggatggtggagtTTGAACGGACTGTGTCGCCATATTGGACCCCGGACATACAAACTTTCCTTGATGgcaagctgaaggagaaagagatatATGAAGGTCATCTTCGTGATGCCTTTTCAGTCGCCCAAGAAGAACCATCCAACCCAGAGTCACCTCCTGCAAGTTGA
- a CDS encoding Sec1 family protein (BUSCO:EOG09261LV7;~COG:Q,U;~EggNog:ENOG410QEEH;~InterPro:IPR043127,IPR001619,IPR027121,IPR036045, IPR043155,IPR043154,IPR027482;~PFAM:PF00995;~TransMembrane:1 (o604-624i);~go_process: GO:0006904 - vesicle docking involved in exocytosis [Evidence IEA];~go_process: GO:0016192 - vesicle-mediated transport [Evidence IEA]): MAPYPGSDADYFRDKARRDLLTLLEGVRGKKNLVVSQDLAGPVGLFVKFSLLQEYGVDRVFLLENGNVDSSQRNVVFLVHAEKIRQVRAVAEQIQRLQRNGNVEHELSIFWVPRRTLVSNSILEEAGIIGDVNIAEFPLYFAPLEQDVLSLELEDSFGDLYLHKDPACIFHSAKALMDIQQRHGYFPRIIGKGDHARRLADLLLRMRKELDAEESSGLAGVSARGLLPSASTESLIIIDREVDFGTALLTQLTYEGLIDETVGIKNNQADVDTSIVGPTAVPQAQESSKAPQQSSKQGQKRKVQLDSSDQLFSQLRDANFAIVGDILNKVARRLESDYESRHAAKTTSELREFVNKLPTYQLEHQSLRVHTNLAEEIMRTTRSDIFRKILEVQQNNAAGADATYHHDAVEELIARDVPLKTILRLLCLESCMSGGLRPRDLENFKRQIIQAYGHQHLLTFWALEKMELLQPRSSATTMLLPTAGAQTGTKTNYGYLRKNLRLVVEEVSEKDPNDVAYVYSGFAPLSIRLVQCVLQKPYILSLVRGGPVTAATPSPASASSPGWLGFEDVVKSARGATFSIVQKGDDKAIRARQTISGNNAIKTVYVFFLGGITFTEIAALRFIAAQEAPRRKIVICTTSLINGDRMMDAAIEKGNFAKLE, from the exons ATGGCGCCGTATCCAGGGTCTGATGCAGACTATTTTAGGGACAAGGCGCGTAGGGATTTGTTAACTCTCCTTGAAGGC GTACGTGGTAAGAAAAACCTTGTCGTCAGTCAGGATCTGGCTGGTCCAGTCGGGCTGTTCGTCAAGTTCTCGCTGCTCCAGGAATACGGTGTAGATCGCGTGTTCCTGCTCGAGAATGGCAACGTGGACTCCTCTCAGCGCAACGTCGTCTTTCTAGTCCACGCGGAAAAGATACGCCAGGTGCGGGCCGTGGCAG AACAGATTCAGCGTCTTCAGCGCAACGGCAATGTTGAACATGAACTCTCCATATTCTGGGTTCCGAGGCGGACCCTTGTAAGCAATTCCATCCTTGAAGAAGCCGGCATTATAGGCGATGTGAATATTGCCGAATTCCCATTGTACTTCGCCCCTTTGGAGCAAGATGTGCTATCCCTGGAGCTAGAAGACTCTTTTGGCGATTTGTACCTG CACAAGGATCCGGCATGTATCTTCCACTCCGCAAAAGCCCTCATGGACATCCAGCAAAGACATGGCTACTTCCCTCGTATCATTGGCAAGGGTGACCATGCCCGACGCCTTGCAGACCTCCTACTGCGGATGAGAAAGGAGCTTGATGCTGAAGAGAGCTCGGGTCTTGCTGGAGTCTCTGCCAGAGGCCTTCTTCCTAGCGCAAGCACTGAaagcctcatcatcatcgatcgCGAAGTCGACTTTGGGACTGCGCTACTGACACAATTGACCTACGAAGGATTGATCGATGAGACAGTAGGCATCAAGAATAACCAAGCAGATGTGGACACCTCTATCGTCGGGCCTACGGCAGTGCCTCAGGCTCAGGAGTCTTCTAAAGCACCCCAGCAGTCCTCAAAACAAGGACAAAAGCGGAAAGTCCAACTGGACTCCTCCGACCAACTCTTCAGCCAGCTGCGTGACGCCAACTTCGCTATTGTAGGTGACATATTGAACAAGGTTGCACGCCGTTTGGAAAGCGACTACGAAAGCCGACATGCCGCCAAAACTACCTCCGAGCTTCGCGAGTTCGTCAACAAACTTCCCACCTATCAACTGGAACATCAAAGTCTCCGGGTCCATACCAACCTTGCCGAAGAAATCATGAGAACCACTCGCTCAGATATCTTCCGCAAGATTCTCGAAGTCCAACAAAACAACGCCGCGGGCGCCGACGCTACATACCATCACGACGCCGTTGAGGAGCTAATTGCTCGCGATGTTCCTCTGAAGACCATTCTCCGTCTGCTCTGTCTTGAATCGTGCATGTCCGGTGGTCTCCGCCCCCGCGACCTCGAAAACTTCAAACGTCAAATCATCCAAGCCTACGGCCATCAACACCTTCTTACTTTCTGGGCTCTCGAAAAAATGGAACTTCTTCAGCCTCGTTCttccgccaccaccatgcTCCTCCCTACCGCTGGCGCCCAGACAGGCACTAAGACCAACTACGGCTACCTCCGCAAGAACCTCCGACTGGTCGTTGAAGAGGTCAGCGAAAAGGACCCTAATGACGTTGCGTACGTCTATAGCGGGTTCGCCCCTCTCAGCATCCGTCTTGTTCAATGTGTTCTGCAGAAACCTTACATTCTTTCCCTTGTCAGAGGCGGGCCTGTCACTGCTGCAACACCTAGCCCTGCAAGCGCCTCGTCCCCAGGATGGCTGGGTTTTGAGGACGTAGTGAAGAGTGCTCGTGGAGCTACGTTTAGCATTGTACAGAAGGGTGACGACAAGGCCATCAGGGCGCGGCAGACCATCAGCGGGAATAATGCGATCAAGACCGtttatgttttctttttgggcgGAATTACATTCACAGAAATTGCGGCGTTGAGGTTTATTGCGGCGCAGGAAGCTCCCCGGCGGAAGATTGTGATTTGTACGACGAGCCTTATTAATGGTGATCGGATGATGGATGCGGCGATCGAGAAGGGGAATTTTGCGAAGTTGGAGTGA
- the SPO20 gene encoding putative plasma membrane SNARE protein (Sec9) (COG:U;~EggNog:ENOG410QE0C;~InterPro:IPR000727) has product MGRFGFKKSGDDDEDSGNRLALFGSRSKSKSPAPPANPYAKPIPTDPYTKAKMQAGVAPLPAGEQPPAAGPSGAHNIPGDNKYQGYAPNRYGNQGGYGSDRFGGGGAAAPAASRYGPGGYGGLGSADPNDPAAADGNRDALFGGARDRAQQQQQQAGPPPPYSEGGAAYGGGSNEYNTSTYQERHLTAEEEEEEEIQTIKQDIRFIKQGDVASTRNALRVAAQAEETGRETLARLGAQGERIHDAEKSLDVATVEGRIAEEKAKELKTLNKSMFAVHVSNPFTSSRRRRERDERILNTHRAERETREGTEKEAFKTNQRMERTFRDIDKEAAKQTTRNRTNITDRAKYQFEADSEDEAMENEIEQNLDLLGGAASRLNGLARATGRELDEQNRHLERITAKSDFVDDQIAMNRAKLDRIH; this is encoded by the exons ATGGGCCGATTCGGTTTCAAAAAGTCCGgggacgacgacgaggattCCGGCAACCGTCTGGCACTTTTCGGCTCCAGATCGAAGAGCAAGAGCCCTGCGCCGCCTGCCAACCCCTACGCTAAGCCTATCCCGACCGACCCTTACACCAAGGCCAAGATGCAGGCGGGTGTGGCTCCTCTGCCAGCCGGAGAACAACCGCCCGCAGCTGGCCCCTCTGGTGCCCATAACATCCCCGGAGATAACAAGTATCAAGGGTATGCGCCGAATCGATATGGAAACCAAGGCGGTTATGGATCCGACCGCTTTGGTGGCGGGGGTGCTGCTGCCCCTGCCGCTTCTCGGTACGGCCCTGGCGGCTATGGAGGACTAGGTAGCGCCGATCCCAATGACCCCGCGGCGGCGGATGGCAACAGAGATGCGCTTTTTGGAGGGGCTCGGGATCGggcacaacaacaacagcagcaggccgGTCCTCCCCCGCCTTACTCCGAGGGCGGAGCTGCCTATGGCGGAGGCAGCAACGAGTACAACACCTCCACTTACCAGGAGCGTCACCTtactgctgaggaggaagaggaggaagaaatccAGACCATCAAGCAGGACATCCGGTTTATCAAGCAGGGTGACGTCGCCTCAACTCGCAATGCACTCCGTGTGGCTGCCCAGGCCGAAGAGACGGGTCGTGAGACACTTGCTCGTTTGGGTGCGCAGGGAGAGCGTATCCATGATGCCGAGAAGAGTTTGGATGTCGCTACAGTCGAGGGACGGAtcgcggaggagaaggcaaaGGAGTTGAAGACACTCAACAAGAGCATGTTCGCTGTTCATGTGTCCAACCCTTTCACCAGTTCCCGGCGCCGGCGAGAGCGTGATGAGCGGATTTTGAACACGCACCGCGCTGAGCGGGAAACTCGCGAGGGTACCGAGAAGGAGGCTTTCAAGACCAACCAACGGATGGAACGCACATTCAGGGATATCGACAAGGAGGCGGCCAAGCAGACCACACGTAACAGGACCAACATCACTGATCGTGCCAAGTACCAGTTCGAGGCGGAcagcgaggatgaggcgatGGAGAACGAGATCGAACAGAATCTGGATCTGCTTGGAGGAGCTGCGAGCCGTCTGAATGGCCTTGCTCGGGCGACAGGTCGCGAGCTGGACGAACAGAACCGTCATTTGGAGCGTATCACGGCCAAG AGCGACTTTGTCGACGACCAAATCGCCATGAACCGGGCCAAGCTGGACAGAATTCATTAA